In one Sporomusa sphaeroides DSM 2875 genomic region, the following are encoded:
- a CDS encoding serine hydrolase, with product MLKTATTIFLLLFLLTVSACGTLNTPQSKPAPAAPPPPAANPSSPSQPDWNKQLHNKLNQFDGKTGLYARNLKTGQTFSFNQDTIFPTASTHKLLVSLAVYKYLYSEASLADKQRYDNNIKKMLTISDNPAFYELLDDIEKKKPDALTRVLTDLKLVHTRIHSREAFTKYGYHSVTTPAEMAAVFETIYNEAYLGKEFSAILKEELAKTIFNDEIPRFMQNTKVLHKVGELPGIQCDVGIIDDGRDQILISAYTSTQRPPPYASNFIANISAKAYNLLRTKG from the coding sequence ATGTTGAAAACAGCGACAACAATATTTCTGTTGCTATTTTTACTTACTGTAAGCGCTTGTGGAACCCTCAATACGCCACAGTCAAAACCGGCACCTGCTGCACCGCCTCCCCCTGCCGCCAATCCGTCGTCACCATCTCAGCCTGATTGGAATAAACAGCTTCACAATAAATTAAATCAGTTTGACGGTAAAACCGGCTTGTATGCCAGGAATCTAAAGACCGGACAAACCTTCAGCTTCAACCAGGATACTATTTTTCCTACGGCGTCAACCCATAAACTGCTGGTTTCACTGGCTGTGTACAAGTACTTGTATTCAGAAGCTTCACTCGCTGATAAGCAGCGTTATGATAACAACATAAAAAAAATGCTGACAATCAGCGACAACCCCGCTTTTTATGAACTCTTAGATGATATTGAGAAAAAAAAGCCTGATGCTCTTACTCGCGTATTGACAGACCTCAAGCTTGTCCATACACGAATCCATAGCCGCGAGGCATTTACCAAATACGGTTACCACAGCGTGACAACACCTGCGGAAATGGCCGCTGTCTTTGAAACAATCTATAATGAAGCCTATCTGGGCAAAGAGTTTTCAGCCATTTTAAAAGAAGAACTGGCTAAAACCATTTTTAATGACGAAATCCCCCGTTTTATGCAAAATACCAAAGTGCTGCATAAAGTAGGCGAGTTACCCGGGATACAATGTGATGTTGGCATTATCGACGACGGACGTGATCAGATACTCATTAGTGCTTACACATCCACACAACGCCCGCCTCCGTATGCCAGTAACTTTATTGCCAATATTTCTGCCAAAGCTTATAATTTGCTTCGCACCAAGGGATAA